In Tepidimonas taiwanensis, the following are encoded in one genomic region:
- a CDS encoding sigma-54-dependent transcriptional regulator, with amino-acid sequence MTSPPPPLLIVEDEPDLRQLYTLALVKAGVDAEAVPDLAQAHARLRERRYAVVLTDMRLPDGTGLELLRALAREGRSERAIVITAYGSADNAVEALKAGAFDYLTKPVAPARLRQAVAAALAAGAPGPDLAAHSPLGAGSVSSPIQPSPSSPHAASTAAHTARSQPSPPPSTTTPPLLHPAATDPGADSAIALPPETSAAGATPRRMSSASGATVWSAPPAESVPLPPALARLIGDSPAMQAVRATILRVARTMAPVLVTGESGTGKELIARALHACSHRASGPFVAVNCGAIPADLLESELFGHRRGAFTGAHSDKLGLFQAAAGGTLFLDEVSDLPLPMQVKLLRALQERAVRPVGATAEEPVDVRIVSATHKDLERLVQTGQFRHDLYYRLNVIPIRAPALREHPEDLEAIAAAVLAQLTQRDGLPHVPALTDAALARLRAYPFPGNVRELENLLERALALHPGAVLDADAFPLPGFDAAPPLAGPSAAPHGTSPNRTGAGAHMASALHGMGVSAESAAAAITVGAAPSDTAPAPDGDTTATTEPPDAPLPRAQLEALLQRNRWNQSRTARELGWTLAKLRYWMQRLRVG; translated from the coding sequence ATGACCTCCCCGCCCCCACCGCTGCTCATCGTCGAGGACGAACCCGACCTGCGCCAGCTCTACACGCTCGCGCTGGTCAAAGCCGGCGTGGACGCCGAAGCCGTGCCGGACCTCGCGCAGGCCCACGCGCGGCTGCGCGAGCGGCGCTACGCCGTCGTCCTCACCGACATGCGCCTGCCTGACGGAACAGGGCTGGAGCTGCTGCGAGCGCTCGCGCGCGAAGGCCGCAGCGAGCGCGCCATCGTCATCACCGCCTACGGCTCCGCCGACAACGCGGTCGAGGCGCTCAAGGCCGGCGCGTTCGATTACCTGACCAAACCCGTCGCCCCCGCGCGGCTGCGGCAGGCCGTGGCGGCCGCGTTGGCAGCGGGCGCACCGGGGCCGGACTTAGCCGCCCACAGCCCTTTGGGCGCAGGCTCCGTCAGCTCCCCCATCCAACCTTCCCCCTCGTCGCCCCACGCGGCATCCACCGCAGCGCACACGGCAAGGTCTCAACCGTCCCCGCCACCCTCCACCACGACGCCGCCGCTACTCCACCCCGCCGCGACGGATCCCGGTGCCGATTCGGCCATCGCCCTTCCACCCGAAACGTCCGCTGCAGGTGCGACCCCGCGGCGCATGTCCTCCGCCAGCGGCGCTACCGTGTGGAGCGCGCCCCCCGCCGAGAGCGTCCCTCTCCCGCCCGCGCTTGCGCGCCTCATCGGCGACTCACCCGCGATGCAGGCGGTGCGCGCCACCATCCTGCGCGTCGCGCGCACCATGGCCCCCGTGCTCGTCACCGGCGAGTCCGGCACCGGCAAGGAGCTCATCGCCCGCGCGCTGCACGCCTGCAGCCACCGCGCCAGCGGGCCGTTCGTGGCGGTCAACTGCGGTGCCATTCCCGCCGATCTGCTCGAGAGCGAACTCTTTGGCCACCGGCGCGGTGCCTTCACCGGCGCGCACAGCGACAAGCTGGGGCTCTTCCAGGCTGCCGCGGGCGGCACCCTGTTCCTCGACGAAGTGTCGGACCTGCCCCTGCCGATGCAGGTCAAACTGCTGCGCGCGCTGCAGGAACGCGCCGTGCGCCCCGTCGGTGCCACCGCCGAGGAACCGGTGGACGTTCGCATCGTCAGCGCCACGCACAAAGACCTCGAGCGCCTCGTGCAGACCGGCCAGTTCCGCCACGACCTGTACTACCGGCTCAACGTCATCCCCATCCGCGCCCCGGCGCTGCGCGAGCACCCGGAGGACCTGGAGGCGATTGCCGCCGCGGTGCTCGCGCAACTCACCCAGCGCGACGGGCTGCCGCACGTCCCCGCCCTCACCGACGCGGCGTTGGCCCGCCTGCGCGCGTACCCCTTCCCCGGCAACGTGCGTGAGCTGGAAAATCTGCTGGAGCGCGCCCTCGCCCTGCACCCCGGCGCGGTGCTGGACGCCGACGCCTTCCCCCTGCCCGGGTTCGACGCCGCGCCGCCTCTCGCAGGACCCAGCGCAGCCCCGCATGGAACCAGTCCCAACCGCACAGGGGCCGGCGCTCACATGGCCTCCGCCCTCCACGGCATGGGGGTCTCCGCCGAAAGCGCGGCCGCCGCCATCACGGTGGGCGCAGCCCCCTCGGACACCGCCCCCGCGCCGGATGGCGACACCACGGCCACCACCGAGCCACCGGACGCCCCTCTACCCCGTGCCCAGCTGGAAGCCCTGCTGCAGCGCAACCGCTGGAACCAATCCCGCACCGCGCGCGAACTCGGCTGGACGCTGGCCAAACTGCGCTACTGGATGCAGCGGCTCCGGGTGGGGTGA
- a CDS encoding IS3 family transposase (programmed frameshift): protein MSTTRHTDTVEVILKDQRRRRWSAAEKAALVRRTYEPGMSVSLVARQEGVAASLLFQWRKLDRQGALTAVRAGEAVVPASELAAARAEIAKLQRVLGKKTLENEILKEAVEYGRRKKVDCALALVARGRPMKTVCRALGVARSHVHERHHRREDWRDARQGRTPAGDAQLLAEIREQIADLPSYGYRRACALVNRQRSAQGGTRVNPKRVYRVMAQAGLLLPKAARRRHGSRKHEGRVAVGRSDMRWCSDGLQIKCDSGQTVSATFTKDCCDREVIAWRAWEGKGLPGEPVREMLIEAVEKRFGSVEALPPDHRLEFLSDNGSAYIAAQTRAVARSLGLKPINTPVCSPQSNGMAESFVNTFKRDYVARMDLSDAATVLAQLPAAFEHFNEVHPHSSLKMRSPREFRRHQAAQARRSTIKDAALRCE from the exons GTGAGTACGACCAGGCATACGGACACTGTTGAAGTCATCTTGAAAGACCAGCGCCGCAGGCGCTGGTCTGCTGCGGAGAAAGCCGCGCTGGTGCGGCGCACCTACGAGCCGGGCATGAGCGTGTCGCTGGTGGCGCGCCAGGAAGGTGTGGCTGCCAGCTTGCTGTTTCAGTGGAGAAAGCTCGATCGCCAAGGCGCCCTGACGGCCGTCAGGGCTGGGGAAGCGGTTGTGCCGGCCTCGGAACTGGCCGCTGCTCGAGCCGAGATCGCCAAGCTCCAGCGGGTGCTGGGCAAGAAGACCCTGGAGAACGAAATCCTCAAGGAAGCCGTGGAGTACG GCCGCCGAAAAAAAGTGGATTGCGCGCTCGCCCTTGTTGCCCGGGGACGACCAATGAAGACGGTCTGCCGGGCGCTGGGCGTGGCGCGCTCGCATGTGCATGAGCGGCACCACCGCCGCGAGGACTGGCGCGATGCTCGCCAGGGGCGCACGCCAGCGGGCGATGCGCAGCTGCTGGCTGAGATCCGGGAGCAGATCGCCGATCTGCCCAGCTACGGGTATCGACGCGCCTGTGCCCTGGTCAACCGTCAGCGCAGCGCACAGGGCGGCACACGGGTCAACCCCAAACGGGTCTACCGCGTGATGGCCCAGGCCGGGCTGTTGCTGCCCAAGGCAGCCCGACGGCGCCATGGCAGCCGCAAGCACGAGGGTCGCGTTGCCGTGGGGCGCAGCGATATGCGCTGGTGCTCCGATGGGCTGCAGATCAAGTGCGACTCGGGGCAGACGGTGAGCGCCACGTTCACCAAAGATTGCTGCGACCGCGAAGTGATCGCCTGGCGGGCATGGGAGGGCAAAGGGCTGCCCGGTGAGCCGGTGCGCGAGATGTTGATCGAGGCGGTGGAAAAACGCTTTGGCTCGGTGGAGGCGCTGCCCCCTGATCACAGGCTGGAATTCCTCAGCGACAACGGCAGCGCCTACATCGCAGCCCAGACCCGAGCAGTGGCGCGTTCACTGGGCCTCAAGCCGATCAACACGCCGGTGTGCAGTCCGCAGAGCAACGGCATGGCCGAGAGCTTCGTCAACACGTTCAAGCGCGACTACGTGGCCCGCATGGACCTGAGCGATGCGGCCACCGTGCTGGCTCAGTTGCCAGCGGCATTCGAGCACTTCAACGAGGTGCATCCGCACTCGTCGTTGAAAATGCGTTCACCCAGAGAGTTCCGGCGGCATCAGGCCGCCCAGGCACGCCGCTCAACCATCAAGGACGCGGCGTTACGTTGCGAATAG
- a CDS encoding PIN domain-containing protein — protein sequence MRALLDVNVLIALLDAGHAHHARATEWLAAELHHGWASCPLTQNGCLRIMSQPGYPSPLPVRAVAERLAQAAAHPS from the coding sequence ATGCGGGCGCTGTTAGACGTGAACGTCCTGATCGCGCTGCTCGATGCCGGACATGCCCATCATGCGCGGGCAACCGAGTGGCTGGCGGCGGAGCTTCACCATGGCTGGGCGTCGTGCCCGCTGACGCAAAACGGTTGCCTGCGCATCATGTCGCAGCCCGGATACCCGTCACCGTTGCCAGTGAGAGCGGTGGCCGAGCGGTTGGCCCAGGCGGCGGCGCATCCGTCGTGA
- a CDS encoding HI0074 family nucleotidyltransferase substrate-binding subunit translates to MTPPPIDLTPLRKALDALDGALHYWHAEPDDSGRKPHLRAGVIQSFEFSYELAVRLLRRVLMERAIAAPLVADLSFNDLLRAAADAGLIADPLTWRRWRDWRNRTRHGYDETQAESIANVAQTFAGDARDLLNRLADAIGDGDHPTANPT, encoded by the coding sequence ATGACACCGCCGCCGATCGACCTCACCCCGCTGCGCAAGGCGCTCGACGCGCTGGATGGGGCACTGCACTACTGGCACGCGGAGCCGGACGACTCCGGCCGCAAGCCACACTTGCGCGCCGGGGTCATCCAATCCTTCGAATTCAGTTACGAACTCGCCGTGCGGCTGCTGCGCCGTGTCCTGATGGAGCGCGCGATCGCTGCGCCGCTGGTGGCGGACCTCTCCTTCAACGACTTGCTGCGCGCAGCGGCCGACGCTGGGCTGATCGCCGACCCCCTGACATGGCGTCGCTGGCGCGACTGGCGCAACCGCACCCGCCACGGTTACGACGAAACGCAGGCCGAATCGATCGCCAACGTCGCCCAGACCTTCGCCGGTGACGCGCGGGACCTGCTCAACCGTTTGGCGGACGCCATCGGCGACGGCGATCACCCGACAGCCAACCCCACATGA
- a CDS encoding nucleotidyltransferase family protein — protein sequence MTAARTLQLTDAQRATLRRALDATVPGARVAVFGSRATGRARPFSDVDLLILDPSPLPWAQRLALLDALEASDLPFRVDVVEAATVPDAMRERILAEAIAL from the coding sequence ATGACCGCCGCGCGGACCCTGCAGCTCACCGACGCGCAGCGCGCCACCCTGCGCCGTGCGCTGGACGCCACCGTCCCCGGCGCGCGGGTGGCCGTCTTTGGCTCCCGCGCCACGGGCCGCGCGCGACCGTTCTCGGACGTGGACCTGCTGATCCTGGACCCATCCCCGCTGCCGTGGGCGCAGCGCCTGGCACTGCTGGACGCGTTGGAAGCGAGTGACCTGCCCTTCCGCGTGGACGTGGTGGAAGCCGCCACCGTCCCGGACGCGATGCGCGAGCGGATTCTGGCGGAGGCCATCGCCCTTTGA
- a CDS encoding prepilin-type N-terminal cleavage/methylation domain-containing protein gives MKPPMPTRYTDTQLKGFTLIELTVALAIIAILAMIAFPLYQGYLQRSANDACLYEASAYMAAVAADLAAERSVPPYQRSACADGPSANPTTAHYNADLTITFTPPIRGAAALHREVVCQVASRPCRLR, from the coding sequence GTGAAGCCGCCGATGCCAACGCGTTACACCGATACGCAACTTAAAGGCTTCACGCTCATTGAACTCACAGTGGCCTTAGCGATCATTGCGATACTGGCAATGATCGCTTTTCCTTTATATCAGGGCTATCTGCAACGTAGCGCCAACGATGCCTGTTTGTACGAGGCGTCTGCCTACATGGCAGCAGTCGCGGCCGATCTGGCTGCCGAGCGGTCCGTGCCACCATACCAACGGTCTGCCTGCGCTGATGGCCCGTCCGCTAATCCCACCACAGCGCACTACAACGCCGACTTGACGATTACGTTTACCCCTCCAATCCGCGGCGCCGCCGCCCTCCACCGCGAAGTCGTTTGCCAAGTCGCTTCGCGGCCCTGCCGCCTTCGCTAA
- a CDS encoding glycosyltransferase family 2 protein: protein MNSRITIILPARNESAGLKTLLPRIYAAVSSPDVIVVDDGSTDDTAAVAEAAGAHVIRHPYGIGNGAAIKSGARAATGDVLIFMDADGQHEPADIPRLLSKLDEGYDMVVGARGSASQANIGRRLANRLYNSVATYMTGHRIEDLTSGFRAVNAKKFREFLYLLPNGFSYPTTVTMAFFRSGYPIAYLPITAHKRIGKSHIRPLRDGVRFLLIIFKIATLYSPLKLFGPVALGFFAAGMGWYVHTYLTQGRFTNMSALLISASVIVFLIGLVSEQITALLYKREG from the coding sequence ATGAATTCGAGAATAACGATCATTCTTCCGGCTCGCAATGAATCTGCCGGTCTCAAAACCTTACTGCCACGAATTTACGCCGCCGTGTCGTCTCCTGATGTCATCGTCGTCGACGATGGCTCGACCGACGATACCGCGGCTGTTGCAGAGGCGGCAGGCGCGCATGTCATCCGCCACCCCTACGGAATCGGGAACGGTGCGGCCATCAAAAGCGGTGCCCGCGCAGCCACCGGCGATGTCCTCATCTTCATGGACGCCGATGGACAACACGAGCCCGCCGACATCCCGCGGCTCCTTTCCAAGCTCGACGAGGGCTACGATATGGTCGTCGGTGCGCGTGGGAGCGCCTCCCAAGCGAATATCGGTCGAAGGCTCGCCAACCGGCTCTACAACAGCGTAGCCACCTACATGACGGGCCACCGTATCGAGGATTTGACCTCCGGTTTTCGTGCGGTTAATGCGAAAAAATTCCGCGAGTTCCTGTATTTGCTGCCCAACGGGTTCTCGTACCCCACCACGGTCACGATGGCTTTTTTCCGAAGCGGGTATCCGATAGCGTATTTACCGATAACCGCCCATAAGCGGATCGGCAAGAGCCATATCCGCCCCCTGCGCGACGGCGTTCGCTTCCTGCTGATCATTTTCAAAATCGCCACCCTCTATTCGCCGCTCAAACTCTTCGGACCGGTGGCGCTCGGTTTTTTTGCCGCGGGGATGGGGTGGTACGTCCACACCTATCTCACGCAGGGGCGATTCACCAACATGAGTGCACTGTTGATAAGCGCGAGCGTGATCGTCTTTCTGATTGGGTTGGTGTCGGAGCAGATCACCGCGTTACTTTATAAACGTGAGGGGTGA